A single window of Streptomyces griseoviridis DNA harbors:
- a CDS encoding nuclear transport factor 2 family protein produces the protein MSSASSSRNLQIVESLYHAYAEADLDSFYKDLSPDLTWIECDGFPTPGVFRNKEEVTDNVFAVLQRDWSHWQYELDHLIDAGDSVVAIGSYRGTHGRTAKSFSARAAHVWHLADGKIIRFEQFADTHPIQSATVA, from the coding sequence ATGAGCAGTGCGAGCAGTTCGAGGAATCTCCAGATCGTGGAGAGCCTCTACCACGCCTACGCGGAAGCCGACTTGGACTCCTTCTACAAGGATCTGTCCCCTGATCTGACATGGATCGAATGCGACGGATTTCCCACGCCGGGGGTGTTCAGGAACAAGGAGGAGGTGACCGACAACGTCTTCGCCGTCCTCCAACGCGACTGGAGCCACTGGCAGTACGAATTGGACCACCTCATCGACGCCGGCGATTCCGTCGTCGCGATCGGAAGCTACCGAGGGACCCACGGCAGAACAGCAAAGTCCTTCAGCGCCCGAGCCGCACACGTCTGGCACCTCGCTGACGGCAAGATCATCCGCTTCGAACAGTTCGCCGACACGCATCCGATACAGAGCGCGACGGTTGCGTGA
- a CDS encoding alpha-hydroxy acid oxidase, translated as MTALVQRQMPRPAELLELVKFRKPRLDGRARRLDEALTIHDLRAIAKRRTPRAVFDYTDGAAEGELSLARARQAFEDVEFHPSVLRSVPEVDTGTTVFGGPSALPFGIAPTGFTRLMHTEGETAGAGAAGAAGIPFTLSTLGTTSIEAVRAANPEGRNWFQLYVMRDREISYDLTRRAAAAGFDTLFFTVDTPVAGARLRDTRNGFSIPPRLTPSTVLNALPRPWWWWDFLTTPTLEFASLTSTGGTVGELLDSAMDPSISYEDLEVIRGLWPGRLVVKGVQTVEDAKNLADLGVDGIVLSNHGGRQLDRAPVPFHLLPKVVKEVGGDLEVAIDTGIMHGADIVAAVALGARFTLVGRAYLYGLMAGGREGVDRAVRLLSTQIVRTMKLLQVSCLDELTPRHVTQLARLAPMPR; from the coding sequence GTGACCGCCTTGGTACAGCGTCAGATGCCCAGACCCGCCGAGCTGCTTGAGCTGGTCAAGTTCAGGAAGCCCCGACTGGACGGCCGCGCACGCCGGTTGGACGAGGCTCTGACCATCCACGACCTGCGGGCCATCGCCAAGCGGCGCACCCCGCGCGCCGTCTTCGACTACACCGACGGCGCCGCCGAGGGCGAACTGTCGCTGGCGCGGGCCCGCCAGGCGTTCGAGGACGTGGAGTTCCACCCGTCCGTGCTGCGCAGCGTGCCCGAGGTGGACACCGGCACCACCGTCTTCGGCGGGCCCTCCGCCCTGCCGTTCGGTATCGCGCCGACCGGCTTCACCCGGCTCATGCACACCGAGGGCGAGACCGCGGGAGCGGGCGCGGCGGGCGCCGCCGGCATCCCCTTCACGCTCTCCACGCTCGGCACCACCTCGATCGAAGCGGTGCGCGCCGCGAACCCCGAGGGGCGCAACTGGTTCCAGCTGTACGTCATGCGCGACCGGGAGATCTCCTACGACCTCACCCGCAGGGCCGCCGCGGCCGGCTTCGACACCCTCTTCTTCACGGTCGACACACCGGTGGCGGGCGCACGGCTGCGCGACACGCGCAACGGCTTCTCGATCCCGCCCCGGCTGACCCCGTCGACCGTGCTGAACGCGCTGCCGAGGCCCTGGTGGTGGTGGGACTTCCTCACCACGCCCACGCTGGAGTTCGCCTCCCTGACCTCGACGGGCGGGACGGTGGGCGAGCTGCTCGACTCCGCGATGGACCCGTCGATCAGCTACGAGGACCTGGAGGTCATCCGAGGTCTGTGGCCCGGCCGGCTCGTCGTCAAGGGCGTCCAGACCGTCGAGGACGCCAAGAACCTCGCCGACCTGGGCGTGGACGGCATCGTGCTCTCCAACCACGGCGGCCGGCAGCTCGACCGCGCGCCGGTCCCCTTCCACCTGCTGCCCAAGGTCGTCAAGGAGGTCGGCGGGGATCTGGAGGTCGCGATCGACACCGGCATCATGCACGGGGCGGACATCGTCGCCGCCGTCGCCCTGGGGGCGCGCTTCACGCTCGTCGGGCGGGCGTACCTCTACGGTCTGATGGCCGGCGGGCGGGAGGGCGTCGACCGGGCCGTGCGGCTGCTCTCCACGCAGATCGTCCGTACCATGAAGCTGCTCCAGGTCTCCTGCCTCGACGAACTCACCCCACGCCACGTGACCCAGCTGGCCAGACTGGCGCCCATGCCCCGGTAG
- a CDS encoding FadR/GntR family transcriptional regulator, which yields MAVTDQAILKIKEMIVSGELSPGTRLPPEKELSESLGLSRNSLREAVKALEVIRVLDVRRGDGTYVTSLEPRLLLEALSFVVDLHQDDSVLEVFAVRRMLEPQAAALACRSITEAQLAEIEKQVADVGEDADVETLVAHDLAFHHLIAEATGNAYLTSLLDSLSSHTVRARVWRGITEGGSVARTIDEHSAILDALRGRNAELAQALMIAHVSGVEHWLRKAR from the coding sequence ATGGCGGTCACCGATCAGGCAATTCTCAAGATCAAAGAAATGATCGTTTCGGGTGAGCTCTCCCCCGGAACGCGGCTCCCTCCCGAGAAGGAGCTGAGCGAGTCGCTCGGCCTCTCGCGCAACTCCCTGCGCGAGGCCGTGAAGGCGCTGGAGGTGATCCGCGTCCTGGACGTACGGCGCGGCGACGGCACCTACGTCACCAGTCTCGAACCGAGGCTGCTCCTTGAGGCCCTGTCGTTCGTCGTCGACCTGCACCAGGACGACTCGGTCCTCGAGGTCTTCGCCGTCCGCCGGATGCTCGAACCGCAGGCGGCGGCACTGGCGTGCCGTTCCATCACGGAAGCCCAGCTGGCCGAGATCGAGAAGCAGGTGGCGGACGTCGGCGAGGACGCGGACGTCGAGACGCTCGTGGCGCACGACCTCGCGTTCCACCACCTCATCGCCGAGGCGACCGGCAACGCCTACCTCACCAGCCTGCTCGACTCCCTGTCGAGCCACACCGTGCGCGCCCGGGTCTGGCGCGGCATCACCGAGGGCGGTTCGGTCGCCCGCACGATCGACGAGCACAGCGCCATCCTGGACGCGCTGCGCGGGCGCAACGCGGAACTCGCGCAGGCCCTGATGATCGCCCATGTCTCCGGGGTGGAGCACTGGCTCAGGAAGGCCCGCTGA
- a CDS encoding YdcF family protein yields MRRRTGLALAGAAILAWGEWLNWRWSRALVGNRPGASEAVVVLGYRNPQPTANVVNRWRVRAGIRSTAGARDTRVIFSGGVTGNAATEAQLMADYAKSVLAFDGTVVLEDQSTTTWENVTNVIPLLEDVDRIKIASQPAHALKARAYLRRQRPDLAERLVRADDYRPGEWLLAKPLLALYGLRTLRVLNSEERKVSL; encoded by the coding sequence ATGCGACGAAGGACAGGACTGGCGTTGGCCGGGGCTGCGATTCTGGCCTGGGGCGAGTGGCTGAACTGGCGCTGGTCGCGCGCCCTCGTCGGAAACAGGCCGGGCGCATCCGAGGCCGTGGTCGTGCTGGGCTACCGGAACCCGCAACCCACGGCGAACGTCGTCAACCGCTGGCGAGTCCGGGCGGGGATCCGCTCGACCGCCGGTGCGCGGGACACTCGCGTGATCTTCAGCGGTGGTGTCACCGGCAACGCTGCCACGGAGGCGCAGTTGATGGCCGACTACGCGAAATCGGTGCTCGCGTTCGACGGCACGGTGGTCCTCGAAGACCAGAGCACGACGACATGGGAGAACGTGACCAATGTGATCCCGCTCCTCGAGGACGTCGACCGCATCAAGATCGCGTCCCAGCCGGCCCACGCGCTGAAGGCCCGCGCGTACCTGCGGCGCCAGCGCCCTGACCTCGCCGAGAGACTCGTACGAGCGGACGACTACCGCCCCGGCGAGTGGCTGCTCGCCAAACCGCTGCTGGCTCTGTACGGACTGCGAACGCTCCGTGTCCTCAATTCCGAAGAACGCAAGGTCTCGTTGTAG
- a CDS encoding alkene reductase, translated as MSDLNSLWQPARAGDLRLPHRLAMAPMTRGRSTADGVPTALNAEYYAQRASNAIVITEGTQPSADGQGYLLTPGIHSAEQVAGWREVTDAVHAADGRVVVQLMHVGRIAHPDNTPHGRQPVAPSAVRPAGTMFTASGPTGMPAPRALSTEEVAATVDDHRRAAANAVAAGADGVEIHGANGYLIHQFLSDNANERTDRYGGSVENRIRFAVEVATAVADEIGAGRTGVRLSPGNPYNDVREDDPHTLYPTLVRALAPLDLAYLHLVHAGDEPLLDTLRSLWPGALVLNRAGADLATRAQDITDGRADIVSVGAMALANPDLVDRIRSGSPLNSADPTTFYSGGATGYTDYPTRTV; from the coding sequence ATGTCCGACCTGAACTCCCTCTGGCAGCCCGCCCGCGCCGGTGACCTGCGGCTGCCGCACCGGCTCGCCATGGCCCCGATGACACGCGGTCGCAGCACCGCTGACGGCGTGCCGACGGCGTTGAACGCCGAGTACTACGCCCAGCGGGCCTCGAACGCGATCGTCATCACCGAGGGCACCCAGCCCTCCGCCGACGGGCAGGGCTATCTCCTGACCCCCGGGATCCACTCCGCGGAGCAGGTGGCCGGGTGGCGCGAGGTCACCGATGCCGTGCACGCCGCCGACGGGCGCGTCGTCGTCCAGTTGATGCATGTCGGGCGTATCGCGCACCCCGACAACACCCCGCACGGGCGGCAGCCGGTGGCGCCCTCCGCGGTACGTCCCGCGGGCACGATGTTCACCGCGTCCGGGCCCACCGGGATGCCGGCCCCCCGGGCCCTGTCGACCGAGGAGGTCGCCGCGACGGTCGACGACCACCGTCGCGCGGCCGCCAACGCCGTCGCGGCGGGCGCGGACGGCGTGGAGATCCACGGCGCCAACGGCTACCTCATCCACCAGTTCCTCTCCGACAACGCCAACGAACGCACCGACCGCTACGGCGGATCGGTCGAGAACCGCATCCGCTTCGCCGTCGAGGTCGCCACGGCGGTCGCCGACGAGATCGGCGCCGGGCGCACCGGGGTCCGGCTGTCCCCGGGCAACCCGTACAACGACGTCCGCGAGGACGACCCGCACACGCTGTACCCGACGCTCGTGCGGGCCCTCGCGCCGCTGGACCTCGCCTATCTGCACCTGGTCCACGCCGGTGACGAACCGCTGCTCGACACCCTGCGGTCGCTGTGGCCCGGAGCGCTCGTGCTCAACCGCGCGGGCGCCGACCTCGCCACCCGCGCCCAGGACATCACCGACGGCCGGGCCGACATCGTCAGCGTCGGCGCGATGGCCCTGGCCAACCCGGATCTGGTCGACCGGATACGCTCCGGATCGCCGCTGAACAGCGCGGACCCCACCACTTTCTACAGCGGCGGCGCCACCGGATACACCGACTACCCGACCCGGACCGTCTGA
- a CDS encoding MFS transporter, with product MPIHLGAPTPTRSRPRTTPSPPSTGPMAAASPTRPTSPTPPTGTEDPSLLPPVVGRSAWARPAAAVFVVGWGANMFASLLHAYGDPGGLRADGLFGAYALGLIPALLVVARVSDRVGRRRALLAALLLSALGSAVMSLSDGAFGAILTGRILIGISAGAAFGPGTAWIRELSDTARTRGGGARRAAVALTAGFAAGPLLSGAIVQWLPAPRLTSYLVHIALVALALPLVFRAPETARRHVGPDERRSTADRRPGSYLTSWTFLAAVLPTAPWIFGAATVSFTVLPALVSLGDFGSVGSGVVAATTLGTGIAVQPWAGRLARRSPAAPFRTGMTAAVAGMLLAALTAGTGSLALLLATAVVLGSAYGILLVSGLRLVETLAPPRHGATAIAVFYSLAYTGFAFPVLVQALSGRWNPAAVLVAGAGLATAALAATFIAWPRRARSPHGTPPDLTGPIPPIADLRVQTLEPATKSQEAR from the coding sequence ATGCCCATTCACCTCGGCGCCCCCACCCCCACCCGCTCTCGCCCCCGCACCACGCCGTCACCCCCGTCCACGGGCCCGATGGCGGCTGCTTCGCCGACCCGGCCGACCTCGCCGACCCCGCCGACCGGGACGGAGGACCCGTCCCTCCTCCCGCCGGTGGTGGGGCGTTCCGCGTGGGCCCGGCCCGCCGCCGCGGTGTTCGTCGTGGGATGGGGAGCCAACATGTTCGCCTCACTGCTGCACGCCTACGGTGACCCGGGCGGGCTCCGGGCCGACGGACTGTTCGGAGCGTACGCACTGGGGCTCATACCAGCGCTGCTGGTCGTGGCGCGGGTCTCGGACCGGGTCGGCAGGCGCCGGGCGCTCCTCGCCGCGCTGCTGCTCTCCGCGCTCGGCTCGGCGGTGATGTCGCTCTCGGACGGCGCGTTCGGGGCGATCCTGACCGGGCGGATACTCATCGGGATCAGCGCCGGCGCGGCGTTCGGGCCGGGAACGGCTTGGATCAGGGAACTGTCCGACACCGCGCGGACCCGAGGCGGGGGTGCGCGACGCGCGGCCGTCGCGCTGACCGCCGGTTTCGCGGCCGGTCCGCTCCTGTCCGGGGCGATCGTCCAGTGGCTCCCCGCACCACGGCTCACGTCCTACCTCGTACACATCGCGCTCGTGGCGCTGGCGCTGCCCCTCGTGTTCCGAGCCCCTGAGACGGCCCGGCGACACGTCGGACCGGACGAGCGCCGCAGCACAGCCGACCGCCGACCGGGGTCCTATCTGACCAGCTGGACGTTCCTGGCCGCCGTACTCCCCACGGCACCCTGGATCTTCGGGGCCGCCACGGTGTCCTTCACGGTGCTGCCCGCGCTGGTGTCCCTCGGCGACTTCGGTTCCGTCGGGAGCGGTGTCGTCGCCGCGACCACGTTGGGCACCGGCATCGCGGTGCAGCCCTGGGCGGGCCGACTCGCGCGACGCTCACCGGCCGCCCCGTTCCGGACGGGCATGACGGCCGCGGTGGCCGGCATGCTCCTCGCGGCGCTCACCGCGGGCACCGGCTCCCTGGCCCTGCTGCTGGCCACCGCCGTCGTCCTGGGCTCGGCGTACGGCATCCTGCTGGTGAGCGGATTGCGGCTGGTGGAAACGCTGGCCCCGCCGCGGCACGGCGCCACCGCGATCGCCGTCTTCTACAGTCTGGCGTACACCGGGTTCGCCTTCCCCGTGCTCGTGCAGGCACTGAGCGGCCGGTGGAATCCGGCAGCTGTTCTGGTCGCCGGGGCCGGACTCGCGACGGCCGCGCTGGCGGCGACGTTCATCGCCTGGCCGCGAAGGGCCCGTTCACCGCACGGCACACCGCCGGACCTGACCGGACCGATACCGCCGATCGCCGACCTCCGAGTACAAACACTGGAACCCGCTACGAAGAGTCAGGAAGCACGATGA
- a CDS encoding PQQ-binding-like beta-propeller repeat protein, with product MTTSFSVDRIFGDRAFAEIGDPVLAVPDERRDLLAVAGRHEPGGTTPVGVYGTGDLACHALVRSPYPVHAMAFHPTLPLLVIGTGRYDGGYFFEGQLLLLHLRTSRAVPLIENELGRQVLELAWLDEQTLRLVVAPPDDWKDKSAHLEGHVAVVRRPDWTTVTERSLTGNDLIGPRVPAPRPDGSAVARRTVTELGADWEPRRNVRAVEALADGRILATLDGVRLECRLPSGERAWGVPDEEGGREIVVARDEGSAWVELRRRPGMRVAVPWPVVQLSLADGSQLDAVPPSFVSLVRCADGRPALAPAGRDGVRSRFHVRRGSRVYFQRTERQPGSRRNPRRREPWVMALELQGPPTARPDEPHYAAVQRMFPFSWEPGETHIAGPGIETAEGTLVHTGTVYHGQGLQPGGSFVVRRGTTDGRPLWVFRTDRGATALDADPTTVYVGYDDGEVVALDLSDGSVRWRQYLTVGGVFVVPTALTVTATGRFLIGTDDGRILECSTV from the coding sequence ATGACCACCTCGTTCTCCGTCGACCGGATCTTCGGCGACCGAGCTTTCGCCGAGATCGGCGACCCCGTACTGGCCGTACCCGACGAGCGACGTGACCTGCTGGCCGTGGCGGGCAGGCACGAGCCGGGCGGCACCACACCCGTCGGTGTGTACGGCACGGGCGACCTGGCCTGCCACGCTCTCGTCCGCTCGCCCTACCCGGTGCACGCGATGGCCTTCCATCCCACGCTTCCGCTGCTCGTGATCGGCACCGGCCGCTACGACGGCGGCTACTTCTTCGAGGGCCAACTGCTCCTGCTGCACCTGAGGACGAGCAGGGCCGTACCGCTCATCGAGAACGAACTGGGCCGCCAGGTGCTGGAGTTGGCCTGGCTCGACGAGCAGACGTTGCGGTTGGTGGTGGCGCCGCCTGACGACTGGAAGGACAAGTCCGCGCACCTCGAAGGCCATGTCGCCGTGGTGCGCAGGCCGGATTGGACCACCGTCACCGAAAGGTCCCTCACCGGCAATGACTTGATCGGCCCGCGGGTGCCGGCGCCGCGTCCTGACGGCAGCGCGGTCGCCCGCCGGACGGTCACCGAGCTGGGCGCGGACTGGGAACCGCGCCGCAACGTCCGCGCGGTCGAGGCGCTTGCGGACGGCCGGATCCTGGCCACGCTCGACGGAGTGCGGCTGGAGTGCAGGCTCCCCTCGGGAGAGCGGGCCTGGGGAGTTCCGGACGAGGAGGGCGGGCGCGAGATCGTCGTCGCCAGGGACGAAGGATCCGCGTGGGTCGAACTCCGGCGCCGCCCCGGCATGCGCGTCGCCGTTCCGTGGCCGGTCGTCCAGCTCTCCCTAGCCGACGGCAGCCAACTCGACGCTGTCCCGCCGTCGTTCGTCTCGCTGGTGCGCTGTGCGGATGGTCGTCCTGCCTTGGCGCCGGCCGGGCGCGATGGTGTCCGCAGCCGGTTTCACGTCCGGCGCGGAAGCCGCGTCTACTTCCAGCGCACCGAGCGGCAACCGGGCAGCAGACGGAACCCCCGCCGGCGCGAACCGTGGGTCATGGCCCTGGAGTTGCAGGGGCCCCCGACCGCACGACCGGACGAACCTCACTATGCCGCCGTCCAGCGGATGTTCCCTTTTTCCTGGGAGCCCGGTGAGACGCACATCGCCGGTCCGGGCATCGAGACCGCGGAGGGCACCCTGGTCCATACCGGAACCGTGTACCACGGCCAAGGGCTCCAACCCGGCGGGTCGTTCGTCGTCCGGCGCGGGACGACGGACGGGCGCCCGCTGTGGGTGTTCCGTACCGACCGGGGAGCCACCGCCCTGGACGCCGACCCGACAACCGTCTACGTCGGATACGACGACGGCGAGGTGGTCGCACTCGACCTGAGTGACGGCAGCGTGCGCTGGCGGCAATACCTCACCGTCGGCGGGGTATTCGTCGTGCCGACCGCCCTCACCGTCACGGCCACCGGCCGGTTCCTCATCGGCACCGACGACGGCCGCATCCTGGAGTGCTCGACCGTGTAG
- a CDS encoding fasciclin domain-containing protein, producing MKPTRIRTAGVTAVAALALPMTLGVLAPQASADTPSPSSSMSSSSSASPSDNKPFGPGCSSLPSSGNGSTAEMVKARVVTAAEQNPDLSMLVSAIKQAGLTDSLNNAKDSTVFAPTNAAFHKLGKAKVAALLKDKVELKKVLSYHVVEKKEIKPSELANGSFTTLEGSKLTTSGSGDSYKVNGTAPITCGNISTANAKVYLVDGILMPPSS from the coding sequence ATGAAACCCACTCGCATCCGTACAGCCGGCGTGACCGCCGTCGCCGCGCTCGCCCTGCCCATGACCCTCGGTGTGCTGGCGCCGCAGGCGTCCGCGGACACCCCCTCGCCCAGCTCCTCGATGTCGTCGTCCTCTTCGGCGTCGCCTTCCGACAACAAGCCCTTCGGGCCCGGCTGTTCGTCCCTGCCCAGCAGCGGCAACGGCAGCACCGCCGAGATGGTCAAGGCGCGCGTGGTGACCGCGGCCGAGCAGAACCCGGATCTGTCGATGCTGGTGAGCGCGATCAAGCAGGCCGGACTCACCGACTCGCTCAACAACGCCAAGGACAGCACGGTGTTCGCGCCGACCAACGCGGCCTTCCACAAGCTGGGCAAGGCGAAGGTCGCCGCACTGCTCAAGGACAAGGTCGAACTGAAGAAGGTCCTGAGCTACCACGTCGTCGAGAAGAAGGAGATCAAGCCGAGCGAGCTGGCGAACGGCAGCTTCACCACCCTGGAGGGCAGCAAGCTCACCACCTCGGGCTCGGGCGACTCGTACAAGGTCAACGGCACCGCGCCGATCACCTGCGGCAACATCAGCACGGCCAACGCCAAGGTCTACCTCGTCGACGGCATCCTGATGCCGCCGTCCTCGTAA
- a CDS encoding Type 1 glutamine amidotransferase-like domain-containing protein — MNFLLTASGLRNETLRDALRDMLGKPFGSANVVFVPTASLAEPGDHGWFVEDMNRLHGLGWREFDVLELNGLPRQLVLDRLLHADVIYVEGGSHYHLARSITGNGLADGFLEALESRVYVGVSAGSMIFSRHLTEHSADVIGDTADLHVLGATSVEPPFGLFDWYLKPHLYSPDFPERDNAWADRIAERADFPIYFIDDETAVRVRDGEVDVVSEGRWRFHP, encoded by the coding sequence ATGAACTTCCTTCTCACGGCGAGTGGCCTGCGCAACGAGACACTGCGGGATGCCCTGCGGGACATGCTGGGCAAGCCGTTCGGATCGGCCAACGTCGTGTTCGTTCCCACCGCGTCGCTCGCCGAGCCCGGCGACCACGGGTGGTTCGTGGAGGACATGAACCGGCTGCACGGCCTCGGCTGGCGGGAGTTCGACGTTCTTGAGCTGAACGGCCTGCCCCGGCAGCTGGTGCTCGACCGGCTCCTCCACGCCGATGTCATCTACGTCGAGGGCGGCAGCCACTACCACCTCGCCCGCAGCATCACCGGCAACGGCCTGGCCGACGGCTTCCTGGAGGCGTTGGAGAGCCGGGTCTACGTCGGGGTCAGCGCCGGATCGATGATCTTCAGTCGCCATCTCACCGAGCACTCCGCCGACGTCATCGGGGACACCGCGGACCTCCACGTTCTCGGCGCGACGAGCGTGGAGCCGCCGTTCGGCCTCTTCGACTGGTATCTGAAGCCCCACCTGTACTCTCCGGATTTCCCCGAGCGGGACAACGCCTGGGCCGACCGCATCGCCGAGCGGGCGGACTTCCCGATCTACTTCATCGACGACGAGACGGCCGTCCGCGTCAGGGACGGCGAGGTGGACGTCGTTTCGGAAGGGCGGTGGCGGTTCCATCCGTGA
- a CDS encoding NADP-dependent oxidoreductase, producing MKAIVFDAFGGTEVLHEAEIDVPEPGPGQVRVQVRAVGVNPVDGKIRSGIMEAIFPTTLPAVPGGEIAGIVNAVGQGVDQLKVGDEVLGWSDTGSYAQYALADPAVLAPKPAGLDWTRAAALPVASDGADRVLDLLDVTAGETLLIHGASGALGTVAVQLAVARGARVIGTAGPANQEYVTSLGATALVYGDGLVERVRALAPQGVDAVLDAAGKGALEDSITLRGGTDRIVTTADFRARELGVVFAEGPQRRSATRLAELARQAADGGLVITVGATYPLADAAEAQQVSDGGHGRGKLVLTVG from the coding sequence ATGAAGGCCATCGTTTTCGACGCGTTCGGCGGCACCGAAGTTCTGCACGAGGCGGAGATCGACGTGCCCGAGCCCGGTCCCGGTCAGGTCCGCGTCCAGGTCAGGGCCGTGGGCGTCAACCCGGTCGACGGGAAGATCCGCTCCGGGATCATGGAGGCCATCTTCCCGACCACCCTGCCCGCCGTCCCGGGCGGCGAGATCGCCGGGATCGTGAACGCCGTCGGGCAGGGCGTCGACCAGTTGAAGGTGGGCGACGAGGTGCTCGGCTGGTCCGACACCGGCTCGTACGCCCAGTACGCGCTGGCCGACCCCGCCGTCCTCGCCCCCAAGCCCGCCGGTCTCGACTGGACCCGCGCCGCCGCCCTGCCCGTGGCGAGCGACGGCGCCGACCGGGTCCTCGACCTGCTCGACGTCACGGCGGGCGAGACGCTGCTGATCCACGGCGCGTCCGGTGCCCTCGGCACCGTCGCCGTCCAGCTCGCCGTCGCCCGCGGTGCCCGGGTGATCGGCACCGCCGGTCCGGCCAACCAGGAGTACGTCACCTCGCTCGGCGCCACCGCCCTCGTCTACGGGGACGGCCTCGTCGAGAGGGTCCGCGCGCTCGCCCCGCAGGGCGTGGACGCGGTGCTCGACGCCGCGGGCAAGGGCGCGTTGGAGGACTCCATCACCCTGCGCGGCGGCACCGACCGGATCGTCACCACCGCCGACTTCCGGGCCCGCGAACTCGGCGTCGTCTTCGCCGAGGGCCCGCAGCGGCGCTCCGCCACCCGGCTCGCCGAACTCGCCCGGCAGGCCGCCGACGGCGGGCTGGTGATCACGGTCGGCGCGACCTACCCGCTCGCCGACGCGGCCGAGGCGCAGCAGGTCAGCGACGGCGGCCACGGCCGCGGCAAGCTCGTCCTCACCGTCGGCTGA
- a CDS encoding L-rhamnose mutarotase: MRVALHSEIRESAVDDYRDHHARIPDDLVAAFGRLGIHEWTIWRSGRRLFHLVDCDDWDAAVAALPHEPADQAWQRDIGRFVELFRDADGDEGTAPLELIWDLTAQRDGAG, translated from the coding sequence ATGCGCGTCGCACTGCACTCCGAGATCCGCGAGAGCGCCGTCGACGACTACCGGGACCACCACGCCAGGATCCCCGACGACCTGGTCGCCGCGTTCGGCAGGCTGGGCATCCACGAGTGGACCATCTGGCGTTCGGGGCGGCGGCTCTTCCACCTCGTCGACTGCGACGACTGGGACGCCGCCGTCGCCGCCCTGCCGCACGAGCCCGCCGACCAGGCCTGGCAGCGTGACATCGGACGATTCGTGGAACTGTTCCGTGACGCCGACGGCGATGAGGGCACCGCGCCGCTCGAACTGATCTGGGACCTCACCGCGCAGCGGGACGGTGCCGGATGA
- a CDS encoding MarR family winged helix-turn-helix transcriptional regulator, with the protein MTEPAPTPPTTAREGRLSFAIFQLARAHRGHAAAMLRSMNLHPGQELLLMQLFDRDGQTQSELLEGVGLDHSTVSKSLRRMQDAGLLTREPAAHDRRVMVVRLTDAGRALRAPIADMWRTLEEISVRELTAEQIDAFTVSAYAIERSIKDHGSP; encoded by the coding sequence ATGACCGAACCCGCCCCCACGCCCCCGACCACGGCGCGCGAGGGACGACTCAGCTTCGCCATCTTCCAACTCGCCCGCGCGCACCGCGGCCACGCCGCCGCCATGCTCCGCTCCATGAATCTGCATCCGGGACAGGAACTGCTGCTCATGCAGCTTTTCGACCGGGACGGGCAGACGCAGTCCGAACTCCTGGAGGGCGTCGGCCTCGACCACTCCACGGTCTCCAAGTCGCTGCGCCGCATGCAGGACGCCGGGCTCCTCACCCGGGAGCCCGCCGCCCACGACCGGCGGGTCATGGTGGTCAGGCTGACCGACGCGGGCCGCGCCCTGCGCGCGCCCATCGCCGACATGTGGCGGACGCTGGAGGAGATCTCCGTCCGCGAGTTGACGGCGGAGCAGATCGACGCGTTCACCGTGTCGGCGTACGCGATCGAGAGGTCGATCAAGGATCACGGTTCTCCGTGA
- a CDS encoding 3'-5' exonuclease: MRHESTLLNVIDVEATCWDGQPPPGSVNEIIEIGLTVVDVPAGRRVSRHRVVVRPARSRVSDFCTQLTGLTQAEAECGVSFGEACRILVEEYEAGERPWASWGEYDRRQFARQSQADRVAYPFGYPTERTHTNAKAVFTAAYGLRKKPGMGHALQIAGLPLEGRHHRGEDDAWNIAALVLDLVGRGAWPVTATDV, translated from the coding sequence ATGCGCCACGAATCCACTCTGCTGAACGTCATTGATGTGGAAGCCACTTGCTGGGACGGGCAGCCGCCGCCCGGCTCCGTGAACGAGATCATCGAGATCGGTCTCACCGTCGTGGATGTGCCGGCAGGGCGCCGCGTGTCCCGGCATCGTGTCGTGGTCCGACCTGCCCGGTCCAGGGTGAGCGACTTCTGCACTCAACTGACCGGGCTGACGCAAGCCGAGGCGGAATGTGGCGTCTCCTTCGGCGAGGCCTGTCGGATCCTTGTCGAGGAGTACGAGGCCGGGGAGCGCCCTTGGGCGAGCTGGGGCGAGTACGACCGTCGGCAATTCGCTCGCCAGAGTCAGGCCGACAGGGTGGCCTACCCGTTCGGCTATCCGACTGAGCGCACGCACACCAACGCCAAGGCGGTATTCACCGCGGCCTACGGGCTGCGCAAGAAACCCGGCATGGGTCACGCTCTGCAGATAGCCGGACTGCCGCTCGAGGGCCGCCACCACCGTGGAGAGGACGACGCGTGGAACATCGCCGCACTCGTCCTCGACCTGGTGGGGCGCGGGGCGTGGCCGGTCACGGCCACAGACGTCTAG